In Zunongwangia sp. HGR-M22, the sequence TAGCTATTTTATATGAATATATTTCAGCGTTTAGGATATTTTTCTGTAGGACTTTTTATGGGAATCATTATTCTCATTTTCTTTTTAAGCGGAAAAAAAACCAGTTGTTCGTATTTTCCAAATGCCAGAACTTTAAAAAGTATTCGAGTAAAAGAACGCCAGTTTGACGATAAGGCGATGAAGTTTTTTACTGAAAACGCAATAGATACCAGCAATATCTCTTCAATTTTAGAAAATGGTGAAGTTCATTTTAGTGAAAGTATTACAGATAGAGATTCTTGTAACATTTATCTTATTTCAGGAGAAACTAAAACAAAACCAATTCAATTTAAAGTTGAAAATTGCGATAGTATTGCTACTATTCAGGAGGTTAATTTTTATTCTGAAAAGTAAAGTATTTCGGAGCAAGCCGGAAAGGCATTGGTTAGAAATAACTTTTTGATTTCTTGGCAAACCTCGGAGAATTACACCCCTTGGCGGTGTTAATAAAAAAGCCTGCCAAAATTATGCAATTTCGACAAGCTTTATAAGTTTAGTTGAAGTTGTTTCCAAAGAAAAAATATTCAGAAATTATAGAATCTGGGCGGCGTGATCTTTGGTTTTCACCTTACTAATTACTTCTTCAATTTTGCCCTCTTTGTCGATTACAAAAGTAGTCCGATGAATTCCTTCGTATTCTTTACCCATAAATTTTTTAGGTCCCCAGACACCATAAGCGTTTATCACTTCTTTATCTTCATCTGCTAATAGCGGAAAAGGAAGCTCGTTCTTGGCTTTAAAATTAGTTTGTCTACGCTTAGAATCTGCACTTACTCCCAAAATCGCATAACCCTCCTTTTGGAACACTTCCCAATTATCTCTAAGATTACAAGCTTCTGCAGTACATCCTGGTGTACTAGCCTTTGGATAGAAAAATAAAACCAGTTTCTTTCCTTTAAAATCTGAAAGCTTTACTTCATTCCCATCTTGATCTTCTACTGAAAAATCTGGTGCTTTATCTCCTGCTTTTAATGTCGTCATAATTCTTATTTTTGCCTAAAATTAAAGCTTTATGAATAAACAGCAAAAAGTGCAATTTGTAATTGATACTTTACAAAATATTTATCCTGAAATTCCTATCCCTTTAGATCATAAAGATCCTTACACACTTTTGATTGCTGTTTTACTTTCTGCCCAAAGTACCGATGTTAAAGTGAATCAAATAACTCCACTTTTATTTGAAGTTGCCGACACGCCGCAAAAAATGGTTAAATTAAGTGTTGAAGAAATTAGAGAAATTATAAAACCCTGCGGATTATCTCCAATGAAATCAAAAGGTATTCATGCCCTTTCTGAAATATTATTAGAAAAATATAACGGGCAGGTACCGGCAGATTTTGAAGCTTTAGAAAGTCTTCCTGCTGTGGGTCACAAAACGGCCAGTGTGGTGATGGCTCAGGCATTTAATGTCCCTGCATTTCCGGTAGATACTCATATTCAAAGATTAATGTATCGATGGAATTTATCTAATGGAAAAAGCGTTGTGCAAACTGAAAAAGATGCCAAACGATTATTTCCAAAAGACCTCTGGAATGAGCTTCATTTGCAAATAATCTGGTATGGCCGGCAATATTCACCGGCAAGAGGTTGGGATCTTGAAAAAGATATCATCACTAAAACTATCGGTAGAAAAACAGTTCTGGCAGATTATGAAAAGAAAATAGCTAAAAAGAAGAAATAAAAAAACTCCGGAGATTCCGGAGTTTTCTTTTATAATTAATAATAAGAATTATGCATTAATTTTGGAGGCTAAACTTACAACTCTTTTTACCTGAGCTGAAATCGCTTTTTTATCGTTTTCTGATAGATCGCTTCCTCCTACCATACTAAAACCATAAGGATTTCCTCCGGTTTCAAAAATAACAGGATCTGTATATCCAGGATTTGCAATTACCGCGCCCCAGTGCATCATTGCTTTATATAAAGAAAGTAAAGTAGCTTCTTGTCCTCCATGAGGATTTGCAGCACTTGTCATTCCACTTACTACTTTGTCTACTAATTTCCCTTCTTGCCATAACGGCCCTGTGGTATCCATCAAACTACTAAACTGTGAAGGCAGGTTACCATATCTTGTTGGCGCTGAAAATATAATCGCATCGGCCCAATCTAGATCATCGGCAGAAGCTACTGGAATATCTTTAGTCGCATTATAATGCTTTACCCAATCTTCGTTTCCTTTCATTATTTCTTCAGGAACCGTTTCTTCTACTCTTAAGAACTTAATCTCTTTTACTCCCAAATCTTTAGCAGCTTCTTCAGCTACTTTAGACATTTGATAGTTGGTACCGGTTGCGCTATAATAGATTATAGCAAGTTTTATATCTTTCATAATTTATTTTTTTCTAATTTAAAGCGAATATGCTAGCTTAGGAAAAAACAAGTTTTAAAGTTTTGATAATTCTCTTAGAATCTGATCAATAAAAAAGCCTGCAAGTCGCAGGCTGTGGGTTTTAATTTAAAAGCATTTCATAATCTTCAGTCTTACCAGGTAAAACTTTTAATGCTTTCGAATAGTTTAGTAGAAACTTAATGGTCTCTTTTTTAGGTTTCAAATGTTGTGATTTTTCTTCTCTCGAAGGTTTTTCAAAGTAAATGTTCTTCATTAATACATTATTAAGATGGTTATATAAATAGATAACGGCACTTATAACGTATTATTGCAACTTTAATTTGTTAAAACCATATTATGCTTTTCGATAATTTTTCTAAGATTTATCAAAGCATACCTCATTCTCCCTAAAGCCGTATTAATGCTTACTCCGGTTCTTTCAGAGATTTCTTTAAAACTCATTTCTTTGTAAATACGCATCGTTAGCACTTCTAATTGATCTTCAGGAAGTTCTCTAATTACTTCGCGCAAATCGGTTTCGATCTGATCTTTAATAATTTGCTTTTCGGCATTTAATCCAGAATCGCTTAAAACTGAAAAAATATTAAAATCACCGCTATTATCAAATTTCGGCATTCTTTTATTTCTTCTAAAGTGGTCGATCACTAAATTATGTGCAATACGCATCACCCAAGGTAAAAATTTACCTTCTTCGTTATACTTTCCTTTTTTTAAAGTATTAATGACTTTGATGAATGTATCCTGAAAAATATCTTCAGATACATCCTTATCAAATACCTTAGAATAAATGAAACTGTAAATTCTTTGTTGATGACGATGAATAAGTTCTGAGAGGGCCAATTCGTTTCCGTTAATGTAGTCTTTAACAAGAATGGCATCTGTTACCTTAGTTTTTTCCATACAGTTACTTTTAAAGGGATATACCCTGTCTTAGAATAGGTTATTTAGATAAAAAGTAACTGTGTTTAATAGGCAACGTTGTTTTTTAGATTGGCTTCAAATATAATAAACAAAATTTAAGAAATGCAAACGAAAGCTTAAAATTTTAACAATACTATAGGATTTTAATGGCTTTTCGCACTGGTATAGATTAAGTACCTTTGCATACTTATTGCTAGAAAGAGACCATGAATATTGATTTAGATAAAATAAACCCCAAAGAAAATATTATTATTAAGGGTGCCAAACTGCACAATCTTAAAAATATAAACGTCGTTATACCGCGTAACAAACTGGTAGTGATTACTGGCCTTTCTGGCTCGGGTAAATCCAGTTTAGCCTTCGATACCTTATATGCTGAAGGACAGCGTCGATATGTTGAAAGTTTATCTTCGTATGCACGCCAATTTTTGGGGCGACTAAACAAACCTAAAGTTGACTATATAAAGGGTATTGCTCCTGCTATAGCGATCGAGCAGAAAGTAAATTCAACCAACCCGCGATCTACCGTAGGAACTTCTACTGAAATCTACGATTATCTGAAGTTGCTTTACGCACGTATCGGTAGAACATTTTCCCCGGTTTCAGGTAGAGAAGTAAAAAAAGATACCGTAACAGATGTTGTGAAGTTCATTAAAGAATTTCCAGAGCGCACAAAGCTCCTTTTACTTGCTCCTATTTTTGTGGAAGAAGGAAGAGATTTAGATGAAAAAATTAAAATTCTTGCACAGCAGGGATATAGCCGAATTAAAATTGCAGATGAAGTTCTTAGAATCGATGAAGCCGATTTAAGTAAAGCGAAGCCTGAAAATACCTCCTTAGTTGTCGACCGTGTAATTAAAAAAGATGATGAAGACTTCTATAATCGTCTGGCCGATGCTATCGAAGCCGCATTTTTTGAAGGAAAAGACGAATTGTTTGTAGAAACACTTTCAGATAATAAATTACATCACTTCAGCAATAAATTTGAGTTGGATGGGATGAATTTTCTTGAACCTAATGTTCATTTATTCAGCTTTAATAATCCTTATGGTGCTTGTCCAAAATGTGAAGGATATGGAGACGTTATTGGTATAGATGAAGATTTAGTGATTCCAAATACAGGATTATCCATTTACGAAAATGCAATTTACCCATGGCGTGGCGATAGTATGAGTTGGTATCGCGATCAATTGATTAATAATTCTCATAAGTTCGATTTCCCTATCCATAAACCTTATTTCGAATTAACCCAGGAGCAAAAAGATCTGGTTTGGAACGGTAATCAATATTTTGAAGGTTTAAACCAGTTTTTTGATTTTTTAGAAAGAAAAGCTTACAAGATTCAAAATCGGGTAATGTTATCGCGTTACCGCGGAAAAACAAAATGCTCGGCCTGCCATGGAAAAAGACTTCGACCGGAAGCCGAATACGTAAAAATCAACGAAACCAGTATTACTGAACTTGTAGTAAAACCACTTGATAAAGTAAGAGCTTTTTTTGCCGATCTGAAATTGGACGAGTATGAAGAGGTAATTGCCAAACGCCTGCTTACTGAAATCAATAACCGACTTAAATTTTTATCTGAAGTTGGCTTGGATTATCTTACCCTAAACAGAAAATCGAATACCCTTTCTGGCGGAGAATCACAACGTATTAACCTCGCAACTTCCTTAGGAAGTAGTCTTGTGGGATCTATGTATATTTTAGATGAACCTTCTATTGGATTGCATCCCAGGGATAGCGAACGCTTGATAGGTGTTCTTAAAAATCTACGCGATTTAGGGAATACCGTAATTGTGGTAGAGCATGATGAAGAAATCATGAAGGAAGCTGATGAAATTATCGATATAGGTCCTGAAGCTGGTACGCATGGCGGTCATGTGGTAGCAACAGGAACCTTAAAAGAAATTCTAAAATCAGATTCACTTACCGCTCAATATCTTACAGATAAAAAACGTATTGAAGTTCCTAAAGAAAGAAAAAAATGGACGCGAGAAATCAATATTCTTGGCGCAAGAGAAAATAATCTTAAGAATATTGATGTCACTTTTCCATTAGGAATATTTACTGCGATAACCGGTGTTTCAGGAAGTGGTAAAAGTACGCTGGTGAAAAAATTACTTTATCCTGCGGTACAAAAACAACTGGGCGGTTACGGTGAAAAGGTAGGTCAGTTTAGCGGAATTAAAGGTGATTTTAAAAACCTAAAATCGGTCGAATTTGTAGATCAAAACCCGATTGGTAGATCTTCAAGATCAAACCCGGTAACTTATATTAAAGCTTACGATGACATAAGAAATATTTTTTCATCCCAAAAAATTTCAAAAATTAGAGGTTATAAACCCAAGCATTTTTCTTTTAATGTTGATGGCGGTCGCTGCGAAACTTGTAAAGGTGAAGGTGAAGTAACTATCGAAATGCAGTTTATGGCCGATGTTCATTTGCAATGTGAAGCTTGCGATGGAAAACGCTTTAAAAAGGAAATCCTTGAAGTAAAATTCAATGAAAAAAATATCGATGATATTTTGAATATGACCATCGATGATGCGATTGACTTTTTTGACGAGCACAATGAAAATAAAATAGCTAATAAGCTTCAACCATTACAAGACGTTGGTTTGGGCTATGTTCAGCTAGGACAAAGTTCCTCAACACTCTCTGGCGGTGAAGCACAGCGTATTAAATTGGCTTCATTTTTAGTAAAAGGAAATACAAAAGATAAGGCACTATTTATTTTTGATGAACCAACTACAGGATTACACTTTCACGATATTCAGAAATTATTAAAATCCTTTAATGCTTTAATCGATAAGGGCCATAGCGTGATCGTGATTGAACATAATATGGATTTGGTTAAATGTGCAGATTACGTGATAGATTTGGGCGCTGAAGGTGGTGAAAACGGAGGATATCTAGTTACTCAAGGTACACCAGAAGAAGTTTCTAAACATAAAGATTCCTATACAGCTACTTATTTAAAGCCTAAACTAAAATAATTTACTTTTGTTTTTAAACAACTAGACTTCAAAATATTAAAATGTTTTAGCAAATTTTTTAAAATTACTTACAGGAGCCTCTAAAAGGCTCCTTTTTCTTTTTTGGCACGCGCTTTGTTTCTATCAAAATGTAGATAGCTACTACTTCAGTATTAATTTAAAAATAAAGCCATGAAAAAATTTTCCTTAATATTTTCGATTTTGTTTCTAGGCCTGGTAACTATTGCCAAAGCCGATGAAACTTCGAGCAGATATGGCTATAATAATTCCTTCATTTTTATGGAAGGTGGTGTTGAATTTTCAGTATATCCAAATGGTGAATTCGA encodes:
- the bcp gene encoding thioredoxin-dependent thiol peroxidase; its protein translation is MTTLKAGDKAPDFSVEDQDGNEVKLSDFKGKKLVLFFYPKASTPGCTAEACNLRDNWEVFQKEGYAILGVSADSKRRQTNFKAKNELPFPLLADEDKEVINAYGVWGPKKFMGKEYEGIHRTTFVIDKEGKIEEVISKVKTKDHAAQIL
- a CDS encoding endonuclease III domain-containing protein: MNKQQKVQFVIDTLQNIYPEIPIPLDHKDPYTLLIAVLLSAQSTDVKVNQITPLLFEVADTPQKMVKLSVEEIREIIKPCGLSPMKSKGIHALSEILLEKYNGQVPADFEALESLPAVGHKTASVVMAQAFNVPAFPVDTHIQRLMYRWNLSNGKSVVQTEKDAKRLFPKDLWNELHLQIIWYGRQYSPARGWDLEKDIITKTIGRKTVLADYEKKIAKKKK
- the wrbA gene encoding NAD(P)H:quinone oxidoreductase, with the translated sequence MKDIKLAIIYYSATGTNYQMSKVAEEAAKDLGVKEIKFLRVEETVPEEIMKGNEDWVKHYNATKDIPVASADDLDWADAIIFSAPTRYGNLPSQFSSLMDTTGPLWQEGKLVDKVVSGMTSAANPHGGQEATLLSLYKAMMHWGAVIANPGYTDPVIFETGGNPYGFSMVGGSDLSENDKKAISAQVKRVVSLASKINA
- a CDS encoding RNA polymerase sigma factor, with the protein product MEKTKVTDAILVKDYINGNELALSELIHRHQQRIYSFIYSKVFDKDVSEDIFQDTFIKVINTLKKGKYNEEGKFLPWVMRIAHNLVIDHFRRNKRMPKFDNSGDFNIFSVLSDSGLNAEKQIIKDQIETDLREVIRELPEDQLEVLTMRIYKEMSFKEISERTGVSINTALGRMRYALINLRKIIEKHNMVLTN
- the uvrA gene encoding excinuclease ABC subunit UvrA produces the protein MNIDLDKINPKENIIIKGAKLHNLKNINVVIPRNKLVVITGLSGSGKSSLAFDTLYAEGQRRYVESLSSYARQFLGRLNKPKVDYIKGIAPAIAIEQKVNSTNPRSTVGTSTEIYDYLKLLYARIGRTFSPVSGREVKKDTVTDVVKFIKEFPERTKLLLLAPIFVEEGRDLDEKIKILAQQGYSRIKIADEVLRIDEADLSKAKPENTSLVVDRVIKKDDEDFYNRLADAIEAAFFEGKDELFVETLSDNKLHHFSNKFELDGMNFLEPNVHLFSFNNPYGACPKCEGYGDVIGIDEDLVIPNTGLSIYENAIYPWRGDSMSWYRDQLINNSHKFDFPIHKPYFELTQEQKDLVWNGNQYFEGLNQFFDFLERKAYKIQNRVMLSRYRGKTKCSACHGKRLRPEAEYVKINETSITELVVKPLDKVRAFFADLKLDEYEEVIAKRLLTEINNRLKFLSEVGLDYLTLNRKSNTLSGGESQRINLATSLGSSLVGSMYILDEPSIGLHPRDSERLIGVLKNLRDLGNTVIVVEHDEEIMKEADEIIDIGPEAGTHGGHVVATGTLKEILKSDSLTAQYLTDKKRIEVPKERKKWTREINILGARENNLKNIDVTFPLGIFTAITGVSGSGKSTLVKKLLYPAVQKQLGGYGEKVGQFSGIKGDFKNLKSVEFVDQNPIGRSSRSNPVTYIKAYDDIRNIFSSQKISKIRGYKPKHFSFNVDGGRCETCKGEGEVTIEMQFMADVHLQCEACDGKRFKKEILEVKFNEKNIDDILNMTIDDAIDFFDEHNENKIANKLQPLQDVGLGYVQLGQSSSTLSGGEAQRIKLASFLVKGNTKDKALFIFDEPTTGLHFHDIQKLLKSFNALIDKGHSVIVIEHNMDLVKCADYVIDLGAEGGENGGYLVTQGTPEEVSKHKDSYTATYLKPKLK